The following coding sequences are from one Primulina eburnea isolate SZY01 unplaced genomic scaffold, ASM2296580v1 ctg567_ERROPOS1600000+, whole genome shotgun sequence window:
- the LOC140821455 gene encoding uncharacterized protein, whose product MAENRDNQNELPREVPIREHFRPVINAHYSGTIAANNFELKPALINMVQQNKFRGAATADPHLHLRTFLEIMDTIKIKGVSDDIIRFRLFPFSLMDQARSWLQSLPLGSRGNSRCYMRLGSDTKNYSGSVRIMDMQIELFYNGLDGPTRGNVDAATGATIFSRTPDEAYELLE is encoded by the exons ATGGCTGAGAACAGAGATAATCAGAATGAACTCCCGAGAGAGGTGCCAATCCGAGAACATTTTCGCCCAGTCATCAACGCTCATTATTCTGGAACCATTGCTGCTAATAACTTCGAGCTAAAGCCCGCACTCatcaacatggttcaacagaacaaGTTTAGAGGAGCAGCTACTGCGGATCCCCATCTTCACCTCAGAACTTTTCTGGAGATCATGGACACGATAAAAATTAAAGGTGTTTCTGACGATATTATTCGATTCCGCCTATTTCCGTTTTCTCTCATGGATCAAGCAAGAAGTTGGCTCCAATCTCTACCTCTGGGAA GCAGAGGGAACTCGAGGTGTTATATGAGACTTGGGAGCGATACAAAGAATTACTCAGGAAGTGTCCGAATCATGGATATGCAGATTGAgttattttacaatggtttaGATGGGCCAACTAGAGGGAATGTGGATGCAGCCACCGGAGCTACTATTTTCTCCAGAACACCTGATGAGGCTTATGAATTACTTGAATAG